The following are encoded together in the Diabrotica undecimpunctata isolate CICGRU chromosome 7, icDiaUnde3, whole genome shotgun sequence genome:
- the LOC140446776 gene encoding uncharacterized protein: MSNIINFNSNNAFNTVIDNPKSTNAQEQEVNDRMEFLKLEQNKYLQQKILYDLLEDVIYEDHTDAKLKRKVKDIILSENLKQTLSMDNKSLEGNESNVLGVAQDVTVLTYSESSLLRDLIKLKSRKNVEELIVQHNDWTELIESIRELGSIQLSQEDKILLEYKNKVIMEQEKYINNLLNLHKLLEEITHTRTVDLPKTMEQKIAECQVEEKINYLKCIMVQEKCRAEIFTETNCSLRAYKELIKDIELQQRDCQKEIENLSELKQKYKAISGKQYDDILKSYILYKSSLEKKKMLCSSLNS, encoded by the coding sequence ATGTCTAATATAATAAACTTTAACAGTAATAATGCGTTCAATACTGTTATTGACAATCCAAAAAGTACTAATGCCCAAGAACAAGAGGTGAATGATCGTATGGAATTTTTGAAATTAGAGCAGAACaaatatctccaacaaaaaattttatatgaTTTACTTGAAGATGTTATTTACGAAGATCATACGGATGCCAAGTTGAAAAGGAAAGTAAAAGATATAATATTAAGTGAAAATTTGAAGCAAACTTTATCAATGGACAATAAATCTTTAGAAGGAAATGAATCTAATGTGTTAGGTGTTGCCCAGGACGTTACAGTGTTAACTTATTCAGAAAGTAGTCTGCTGAGGgacttaattaaattaaaatcgagaaaaaacgttgaAGAACTTATAGTGCAGCATAATGATTGGACTGAATTAATAGAAAGTATTAGGGAATTGGGTTCAATTCAACTAAGTCAAGAGGATAAAATTCTTTTAGAAtataagaataaggtaatcatgGAACAAGAAAAGTACATAAATAATCTACTAAATTTACACAAATTATTAGAAGAAATAACCCACACAAGGACAGTAGATCTTCCAAAAACTATGGAACAAAAAATTGCAGAATGTcaagtagaagaaaaaattaacTATTTAAAATGTATTATGGTGCAAGAAAAATGTAGAGCTGAAATCTTTACTGAAACCAACTGTTCATTAAGAGCCTACAAGGAATTGATCAAAGATATAGAACTCCAGCAAAGAGACTGtcagaaagaaatagaaaatttatcAGAATTGAAGCAGAAATATAAAGCCATATCAGGAAAACAATATGATGATATATTAAAgtcatatattttgtataaaagttctttagaaaagaaaaagatgttgTGTAGTTCGTTAAACAGctga